In Macrobrachium rosenbergii isolate ZJJX-2024 chromosome 27, ASM4041242v1, whole genome shotgun sequence, the genomic stretch AACTCATATGGGTGGCCCAATAGGtttagaaaaattcaaatttgactgcactgtatttccttaaaaataaaaaaaatggaagaaaattcaaGAATGACATATTTCCTACACATCTGATGGTAGCTAAACTTTTgactttcaaatgaaatgtttgaTTGCTAGTGCTGACCTACATTCTTTGGATGCAAAGACTGGGTTGTTTGTGACAAACTCAGATTTTACTTGAAGATTTCTGCAGTCCACTGATGGGTTTGATCTATTGTAATTTATCATAGTCATGATTTCTTTAAGCCTGCCATTTATCATTGGTGATAagtttagtgtaaaaaaaattccatacaagAATGACTACCTCCGATCTGGTCTGGTCTTAATAGCAGTAAAGTTGGCCACTTTATCAGCATCTTTGTTTGCCTTTCTGAACATATAGCAGAGATTCCACACACTGTATTTCAAAATTCACATCACCTTCATGCTATATGTCGAATAAAAACAATTGttgaaaagagaattttttgGGCAATTTTGTAGGTCTTCTATAGAACTTCTTAAGGTCACTGAAAACTAAGAAATTTTGTGGTGGCATATctctaataatttaataaaatatgaatttattgcaCAAATTTTACCAATGAAAACAGAAGTGTTGTTTGGTAAGAGAGCTTTAGTTTATCAATTTATAAGAGCAGTAAACCATACCCACGGTATTTTAGAACAATCAGTACAGCCTGAAATGTAAGCATTTGCATTTTATGTCCTGTTATGACACAAAAAGCTACCAGATAAATATGTCGCAAAAACTAAGCATCCCCAGGTACAATGACAATGAACAATCTAATAATGTACACATTGGTGCATAATACTGACTTAAAAAACAATGTTGATGATGGcaaaaaattcagagaaagaaaatttgtacaAATATCTAGTCTCAGTAAACAATTTTAAAAGACTTGCTTGAGAAACTGGGAACTCATGCATCTCTTGAATACAGCTTCTTTGGCAGCTATTTAACACTGTTTATCCCCTGGCTGTAAAGGCAACAGTATAACAGAGGTCTGCATTTTGTACAGACGTTCACAATCACTCAACAAAAGACATGTAAATAATGAGTTGATTCCAGAAAATGAGTTAGTACTTTAATGTATAAAAATCTCAACACTAACCTACAGTAACTACAGTATTCCCACTATTCCCTTTCCAAGACCTGAAAAATGCACACATTTGCACATTAGGTAAGTACCTACAGGGTGCAATTCACTTAATACATTGtcttctttaaaattattatgttATTCATGATACTTTTGTTTATCTCCAGCTCAAGTTTCCATGCTGCCATGTGAATAAGGGTaaggaagcaataaaaatgagagagagagagagagaaaattttgataTCACAAGATGTACACAGATACAAAGTACTTATAGATTGCTTGTGTTTTTAGTATCTttactgagaataaaaaaaaagctagaagTGTACTGGTAGCATGACATCAGGAATCAGTCTAGAGTGAAACACTGTTTGCTAAGGCCCGGCAAAGGTAGTTATGGCCCTAATTCAAGTAAAATGTTTCTATTTGCACTGCTATAGTGTTCCACTTCTGTGGATTCTGTAGGTTTTGTTGACTGCATGCTCACACGGGCAAGGAAAGGTTAGCCTAGGACTCTGGGATACCTCAACATAGGTTACGTGCAATACATTTTGTAATTTCATAATCCCCTTGGACCCAACAAAGTGAATTACAGAGATTATTACACTATATAACTTAGCTCAAGCAGAGTGCAGATCTAACTTACTTAAATATAGGAAATTCAACTTTACCTAATTAAATTTATAGTTAGAATACCTTCATATCTAACTTACTTTGACTCTCCAAAAGATTATTTTGCTTCTTCAGATCATCAATATCTTGCTGATGAGCGGAATTTTTACGCCTCATAAACTCAATATAGTCGGCtgctttctttaatatttgtgCACGGCTAGCCTGTCGacacaaaaaaattctgaaggtCAATTTCATGTATAAATACACTATTATGTATTTCACTCGACTAAAGTCATAGTTTTTTTGGAGCAACTTCCTTAAGAATAGTCAGATCAgtatgagattttggcagagccTCACTCACAACCTGCCACAATTTTGTTAGCATAGTGCAGTACCAAAAATAAAGTTGTCAGTTTGTTCTTGAAAATGCAGAGAAATTCCAAAACCACGATACCAATCTGAATGGGTGACTGACGTTACGAAAACGTCATTTTTGAGCCCCACCCCTCcatctcaaaaaattttttttctcttcttgaatTTCCACCCAGTTTCCAGACCCTTGAACATAGACTGCAAGGTGAGGGGAGGACAGTGATACCCTCATGGACCTCGCACTTCATGTGCTGGCCATTCTTTTATTGGCTACTTTCCTCTCATTTGGTGTCAGTGACTGAAGTTCTTTGTcactaattgattgattgaatcattaattttttaaactcGGTTTAAGCcgtaaattttgtaaattcacTGTTATTgagttttttgttgtttactCTCCAATTAGCTGATGTCTTTTTGTTGCACTGGTttggattcatttttttttttcttttcctgttgtgTATTGACCCACACTGACACCTTTTGGTGGTATAATTTTCAATTCTGGTCTGGCTCTCTACATGGTTaccataatagtaataataacattgaatataCAGTCAGTGGTCCAGTCTTAATGCATTTAAAATTGAGGTATGCATATgttgttcaacttttttttttgttttgttttttcatttgagAGTAATAGATTACTTGTAAGTAAAAGTTCATTATGGTGCTGCTGAAAAAAAACACgttgaaaaaaaatgtggagGAAAAAggattgtgtgtttgttttatttatacttctttGTGGACTATGAAAAGAGTGGagacatgatttttttataattcaaacaaaatacacagtacatgatttaattattttaatctacATCACTATCCAAAAACAAATCATTCCCGTCATCGCTGTGGAGGTCAATGATGACGGGATCCACTCTTTCATGGATACTGTCCATGTTCCAGGACTCGATCTCAAAGCTTGGGATCATCGAACCCCACTCGGGCAAACCTCTTCAATGATGCAAAGCCTGGCTTCCTCCAGTCTCTCCTGCAAGTCAGCCGAATCAGTGGAAGGAGGAGCGCACATGGTGTTACATGACCCCCTATACCTGCTTGATGGCGTTAAGCTCTGGATGTGTGGGTGGCAGACGGACAACTTCATGGCCCCACTCAAGGTTGACTGCtgccaaggccaagagagaaaaggtctacccaattgggtggagtcacCTCCCACCTGGGGAAACTCcataggcgatgacgtatcttagaggtacctgctcaatacggcaattcacctgctggcACAgtgaggtagacaaagctccgctaCATGGGGGTTTTGGAGGGAAGAGAGCAGACCTTTCTCTTAGCCTTGACTGTTGCCATCGTCCCATGTCACCAAACGGAGAAAACGGAAAACACCGAAAAACCACCAAACTACTATCCTGCAAAAAATTCCTGTTCATATCGCCAATTGCCTTACTATACTTTCAGGTTATCTATCTGTTaactctcaaaaagaaaatatacaacacaACATACACATCAATGTTTGAAGTGTAAATGAAGGCTCAAGTGGCCGTattttcacaaagagagagagagagagagagagagagagagagagagagagagagagagagagagagagagagagagagagagagagagagagagagagagagggggactgtGGTAAGGTCATTGTTGTGTCACAAGGAATTTCCTCTGAATTGCTATCATCAAAGTTGGAATTTCTCCTCATTTTCAAGAACAAACTGTTTGCTTTTGGTACTGCACTATGCTAACAAAAATTATGGCAGGTTGTGAATAAGGCTTTGCCAAAATCTCATTCTGATCCGACTATTCTTCAAGAAGTTATTCCAAAAAAACGATGACTTAAGGCGAGTGAATGCATAACAGTGTTAGTAAATACTGTATACCATTTTAAACTAACCAAAGACATCTAATCCAGTACACGACTTAACAGGAATACTACAGATATAAATGCCAAGCTTATCACTACTCCACAGGTAACAAACCACATGTAAGACTTGTCAAATGAAAAACAGACAGTTCAATACAGGATACCaacagaaatcaaagaaaaatatataagacaCTGAATCCAGGGACTTCATTTATATCAAACATGAAATAGTACCAGAGTTTGACTTTTCTAACACCATGAATTTTATACTACTATCTTTTCTAAACCAGGTATTATGTCCCAGGATGAAATACAATTGAGCTTCAAATCattcatacttttcctccatcAAGAACAATTAGACAAAATTGTATGCAGCCACACAAACTTAAAAGAAACTATCATCACCTCCAACACAATGTGACACAAAGGGCCTCTATGAAATCCTGCTGCTCATCTTTCccttgctttcacttccacaactTCGCCTACCATCTTACAGTTCGAACCAAAGTAGGTCTAGGCCTTCCAGCTCTCCTGGTGCCCAGAGGAGCCAAGctgacattaaatttatcaaaatttacgtCTGCTACTAGCCACTGTCATTACATCCAATTACTACAACAATGTATTAAACCAAACTTTGGACAATCCCTTCAACTACTTATTCATGGCTATTTATGGTCTTTCCTACCGATACTGTTTATTAAGAAAATCATTACCAAAATAATAGATTCTTCACAGTATTATTCAGTGTTCAAGATAACACCCTGGTActattcaaacaaacaaatgaacctATATCCTATCCgaagaaaaccattaaaaatttttgaaatccCAAGAAAATATTCTCTGACAGGTCATATTTAACAGAAAATGACTTGATGCTGTGCAGTATATAATACACTCCTCTTCCAAAGTCAAAATCTTACGAActgaaagataaacagaaaaatttccaGATAGCATTAAAAAAAGCAATCAAATACACATAATAATCTGCACAAACCTAGGCATCAAGTTAACTCTTGTTATTTCAACTATCATCAATTACAATGTTTAGACAAGAAAAAGCCCtctgtacagtataataaaaaaggCAACAAATCTTTAATTTCACCAAATATATAGCTCAGGTAAGACAGTAAATAAGATACTGTGTACAATTTTAGGtatccacatgaaaccaaaaCAATACTGCACAGTACAAGGTTTATTTCAAGTAAACCATTGACAATATTATAGACTCAAATCTGCATAGCTTCCATCATTCCTATAGCATCCAGTATAGGTGAGAAAACTTCTGTTAAACTGTTTCCGACTGGCAACCTCGATAAATTCTAGACACTAGTACTCAGTAATAAGATCATTGTAAATGTTCCATCTTAATTGGATAATCTTAAGTATTGAAAAATGCATAGTAGAACAGAATAGCTTAGAATACAGAAGTTGAGCCAAAGGCctaccgctgggacctatgaggtcactcagcgctgaaatggaaatcgacagtaaaaagtttgaaaggtgtatcaggaggaaaacctctcagtttcactgtgaatcaattgtcagactGTTATGTATGATGGAAGattgagaatatgaatggaggtgcagtaaaaggaatgaaaggggctgcagcctGGGGTTGaagggatgccgcaaagaaccttaagtaacgcctacagtgcatcacatgaggcgcactgatggtgCTATCCCCCCATACAGAGGAAAAATGCATAGTGGGAAAATTAGGACACCAACCTTCTCTCCTTGCAAGGAGGGTACCGAATCTCTCAACGAACAAAAGGAGTCTTTAATGTGGTCCCGACGCTTTCTCTCAAGAGCATTGTGATGAGCCCGCTTCTCCGCTTGTGAGGCAAACTGGATCTCTCCACGGGGGCCTAACGTACATGTTTCTTCCTCCtggaatgtgaatgaaaattaagacaaattccaataaatcttaaaaataaatttttgattacATTGCATATTCAGtatactttgcttttttttcactaTAGTTATACAAACTTCAAGTCTCTGCAGATACTTTGGTGAAAGACCTGGTATGGTCATCCAAGTTCAGTAAAACTAAATCAGCAACCAGGAGACTTCTTTCCTTTACAAGTCGCAGGCATGAAGAAGCATGTAGCATATCCTATTTCTACCAATGCttcttttaagcatttttatagtACTTAACTACCATTGTTGGCtctaattacttttttatttcttaaataaatagtCAATACACTTTATTAATCTCGAATAAATAGTTAATACACTTCAGTAATCTCACCAACACCAAATTCAGAACACCAATGGTTGCATGACAGTCCTTTTGGGCAATTTTTCCTTTCTGAATGTACAGAATGGGACTAGCTATTACTCAATTTTGTATTTACTGGATAATGTAGCAAAGCTCCAAGATTCTTCAAACTCTCAATCTGATGTGACTGATGTCTCACCAAACACTCCGCAACTTACCGTTTTCTTCAAAACCTATgaacacatacattcataaaaggtttatcacatttttttcacaatgaaaagtaaattcttctaaaaaatatacagtacctaCAAAATAATGTAGTAAAAAACATTGTTTATGTATTTGGCAAGGAATTAAAGTAACATTGTACGTGTagtaatattatactgtatataatacactaCTCTAATTCCTGGCCAACACCAAATTTAATTAGTTAAATGTtggtaattttagtttttttataaatgaaatagacagggaatgtgaaaaataatctaaggaatgtgaaaaataaattaggtatttaatgataaaatcatgCAAGCATGCATGCATCATTTTCGAAGTCCCGTGTTCCATTCAAAGTTCTGGGGCAGTGCGAAGTGATTGGCACTGTTGATGCACGCACTATTCATGAAACTTATGGAagtttaatgtcatttttaactaTTCAAATTTCCTTAATCCTTGTATTTCAGACATATTCTGGCTCCTGCCAGTTTTCAGTTTGGAAGTCTAACAACGGCTGCCTAGTTTGTAAAAAGTATTCATGGAGATTGTAAGAGATATATCCATCGGGATGTAAAGTAACACCTTCTACTGAAaacctctctttaaaaaaaaaaaaaaaaaaaaaaaaaaaaaaaaaaaaaaaacttggctgaATGTGACAATTACTATACAGGGGCTGAGACTAGGACAAGGAATAATGTTTCCTTTCAGCTGTGTAACCTCCAACTTCAAGGTGAACAATACACTCTGTGCAATGCTAACAGGAAGATGGGAAGACCCTTGTCAGTTAGGATTTGGTGTGCAAGGTTAAGTTGAGATGAATTTCCGTATTTCACTTTCATGATTTAAGGTGCTCCACTCAAGGTCATGTTAGTTTGGCAGCTCCAGGGCCTAACCTATTAATGACCTGGCACACCTGCTTAGTTTACGGATGCATCCTACTCTTCTACTGTGTGGCACTTACAATCCTCTTGGTCAGATTAGGTGGGATGGTCCAAAGAGGACAGGTATGGGCCTAGCACAACAGGTTAACTTAGGTTGGgaagttaggttaggatgcaacctggaactgACTTTGCTACATTATCATCCTTTATAAATTTGTTGATAATTGTTCCTGTTGATCCACTTTAACTATGTATTATGATTTCTTGTGATTTACTCATATTTCATTGATAACTGATGCACTCTACTAATTTTTGTGTAATGAGGACGAGACAAAAACAGTATGATGTTTgcacaaacaaaaatggtaaGCAATGCATACAACACAGAGAACACATAATAATCACTTGGAAAAATACATGGTTCCTATATTTGGTTATGAATTCAAAGTACCACATCACAGTATTACTCAAAttcaatctaacctaacctaaactagggtGTCAGTCTACCAGGATGGTCCCTCCATAGTCTAACTGTTAACAGTACGAAACATACATTCACATAATGATTGATTTTATGGAATTTTGGCCATTCAGAgcataatacataaaaaagagtgtgttggagtggttggacagcaagatggggatccagaaaataaagtataagtaaaaaggatctaaaggtggatctgggctgaaactacagttagattaaaacaaaacaaaaaaggctAGGCCTATAGTTAACCTACGGACGTTAGGTAGCACGACTAAAGAAAGTTAATGTGAATGGAAGTGAAGAACCAATATACAGCACACAGGTAAGCTGGTATTTACCCAAATACCCTGCCCTAAACCCAAGCTTACCTTGCTATGCTAAAGAGCTGACCTACATTTcggagaaaacaaaaaatggtttGTCCTAACAATCGTGTTGGAAGACcctcaatactttttttttttttttaacactggcTAGCCTACGCTATGCTTCGGCCGTCAAGTTGTTCACGGCAAGAAATAATTTTAGCCCATCAACTGGGCCAAACCCAACGCTCAATTAATATAAAAGGCCTACCCTAATGTAGGATGTCTCAAGAAGAAAATAGGCACGCTTAAGATAATACGAGGGCCAAGAAATAACAATGATTCGGAATTATTCAGCTCGACGACAGTCAAGGTGAGACTAGGATACGACTGATTCGGGTTAGTTTTGGTATGTTATCTTCACTACTCGG encodes the following:
- the LOC136853527 gene encoding protein max-like isoform X4, with translation MPANALAKQIAKNSPLTQILMAGISTRVWTLSRHIDLSDRGNRIPSECRVAWERVFRMSDEERDIDIESDEEETCTLGPRGEIQFASQAEKRAHHNALERKRRDHIKDSFCSLRDSVPSLQGEKASRAQILKKAADYIEFMRRKNSAHQQDIDDLKKQNNLLESQNDEDLRYCGKSKGEGQCHSCEQ
- the LOC136853527 gene encoding uncharacterized protein isoform X2 is translated as MPANALAKQIAKNSPLTQILMAGISTRVWTLSRHIDLSDRGNRIPSECRVAWERVFRMSDEERDIDIESDEEETCTLGPRGEIQFASQAEKRAHHNALERKRRDHIKDSFCSLRDSVPSLQGEKDSSLVVFRCFPFSPFGDMGRWQQSRLRERSALFPPKPPCSGALSTSLCQQVNCRIEQVPLRYVIAYGVSPGGR
- the LOC136853527 gene encoding protein max-like isoform X3 translates to MPANALAKQIAKNSPLTQILMAGISTRVWTLSRHIDLSDRGNRIPSECRVAWERVFRMSDEERDIDIESDEEETCTLGPRGEIQFASQAEKRAHHNALERKRRDHIKDSFCSLRDSVPSLQGEKASRAQILKKAADYIEFMRRKNSAHQQDIDDLKKQNNLLESQTDDEDLRYCGKSKGEGQCHSCEQ